The following are encoded together in the Parvularculales bacterium genome:
- the tgt gene encoding tRNA guanosine(34) transglycosylase Tgt, whose product MSGFSFEIKAREGAARTGVVSTPRGMVRTPAFMPVGTQGSVKGLYSSQLRECGVDMILANTYHLVLRPGAGQLAAMGGLHRFMKWPHPVLTDSGGYQVMSLAKLRKLDEEGVTFHSHIDGACHRLTPESAVEAQCLFGSDIIMVLDECTPFPASRQEAALSMRRSMVWAGQSRRYFDSAPHRQEGQALFGIVQGGVYDSLRAESVERLTATGFDGYAIGGLAVGEGQEIMLQVLDGVCPLLTEKAPRYLMGVGTPDDIVQAVWRGIDMFDCVMPTRAGRHGQAFTGEGRINLRNACYADDMRPLDESSSCPAARDYSRAYLHHLMKSGELLGAMVLSWNNVAFYQKLMADIRAAIAESRFKRFVESGAGRLFSAKVSGG is encoded by the coding sequence ATGAGCGGCTTTTCTTTTGAGATAAAGGCACGGGAAGGGGCTGCCCGAACCGGTGTTGTGTCCACACCACGGGGCATGGTGCGTACACCGGCCTTTATGCCGGTTGGCACGCAGGGCAGCGTTAAGGGGCTGTATTCTTCCCAGCTACGGGAGTGCGGTGTTGATATGATCTTGGCCAATACATATCACCTTGTGTTGCGCCCGGGTGCCGGGCAGCTGGCGGCCATGGGAGGGTTACATCGCTTTATGAAATGGCCTCATCCTGTTTTGACGGATTCCGGCGGTTATCAGGTCATGTCTCTTGCTAAATTGAGAAAGCTGGATGAGGAGGGCGTTACATTTCACTCTCATATTGACGGTGCATGCCACCGCTTGACACCGGAGAGTGCCGTTGAGGCGCAATGCCTGTTTGGCTCTGACATTATAATGGTACTGGATGAATGTACGCCCTTTCCGGCGAGCAGGCAGGAGGCTGCTTTATCTATGCGCCGCTCTATGGTTTGGGCCGGGCAATCCCGCCGTTATTTTGATAGCGCCCCCCATCGTCAGGAGGGACAGGCGCTGTTTGGTATTGTGCAGGGCGGAGTTTATGACAGCCTGCGGGCTGAATCCGTAGAGCGGTTGACGGCAACAGGGTTTGACGGTTATGCCATCGGCGGTCTTGCCGTAGGCGAGGGGCAGGAGATCATGTTGCAGGTGTTGGATGGCGTATGCCCGTTGTTGACCGAAAAGGCTCCCCGTTATTTGATGGGGGTGGGCACGCCGGATGATATTGTGCAGGCCGTTTGGCGCGGCATTGACATGTTTGATTGCGTCATGCCTACCCGTGCGGGACGTCATGGTCAGGCGTTCACCGGAGAGGGGCGGATTAACTTACGCAATGCCTGCTATGCCGATGACATGCGTCCTTTAGATGAGAGCAGTTCATGTCCGGCGGCACGTGATTATAGCCGGGCTTATCTTCATCATTTGATGAAATCCGGTGAATTACTGGGCGCCATGGTGTTGAGCTGGAATAATGTGGCTTTTTATCAAAAACTCATGGCAGATATACGCGCAGCAATTGCCGAAAGCCGCTTTAAGCGGTTCGTAGAAAGCGGCGCTGGCCGTTTGTTTTCGGCCAAAGTATCAGGAGGCTAG